A single genomic interval of Falsiruegeria litorea R37 harbors:
- a CDS encoding plasmid mobilization protein, which produces MNATEPNKVQRARLPTDYIGGTCEGRKASPSNPNQTRASGVKEGLSESVIFRCTPSEKAVLVTKARAAGLPNATLMREALGLTDARRRKPVPRVDPKLTFAIARVGGNLNQLSRWINGAVKSGRANQIDALKVAAQLVIIERQMAQIVAAHTGENCE; this is translated from the coding sequence ATGAACGCGACAGAGCCCAACAAAGTGCAGAGAGCAAGGTTACCCACCGATTACATCGGCGGGACTTGTGAGGGGCGGAAAGCCTCCCCTTCAAACCCCAACCAGACGCGCGCAAGCGGCGTCAAAGAGGGCCTTTCCGAGAGCGTGATCTTCCGATGCACCCCGTCGGAAAAGGCAGTTCTTGTGACCAAAGCGCGCGCCGCTGGTCTACCCAATGCCACGCTGATGCGCGAGGCCTTGGGGCTAACCGACGCACGTCGGCGCAAGCCCGTCCCACGTGTTGACCCGAAGCTGACCTTTGCGATTGCCCGCGTCGGCGGCAACCTCAATCAGCTCTCCCGCTGGATCAACGGCGCGGTCAAATCCGGCCGCGCGAACCAGATCGATGCGCTCAAGGTCGCTGCTCAGCTGGTGATCATCGAACGGCAGATGGCGCAGATCGTGGCGGCGCACACAGGCGAGAACTGCGAATGA